The region CAAAGATTTAATTCCGCTTGGTTGTGGGCCAGTTTTAACAGTTCCCACAGCACCCCTTCCAGGGCCCCCAGGCCGTAATGTTGCAAATATTGGGGTAAATGGGTGTGGTAAGAAGCTACTAAGGGAATATGCAAATTTTTGGCGTAATAGATACCCCCCAAACCTAATACCGCCGGATTGACCACATGAATCAAGTCCGGTTTGAATTTCAGCAGGGCCTGTTTAATTTGGGGCGACGGAAAAGCTAGCTTCAATTCTGGGTAAAGGGGTAAAGGCATGCCCTTCACTCCATGGATTTTTGCCCCCTTATATTCCTTGAGTCCCCCCTCCGGACAGAAGATCAACACCTGATGGCCTTGGCGTTGGAGATTTTCCACTGTGTGCTTCAAACGGGTGACAATTCCATCAATTTTGGGCAAAAACGTTTCCGTAAACAGGGCAACACGCATAGCTAGATGGGGGGGTAAATCAGGTCGACAAAATTCAACAAAATGGGAAGCACTATCTAAAGTCCGGTTCATATCCGGCGATCGCCCTTCACAACAAAACTTCACAATCCGGCGGCGGGCCAACCTACAATACTATATCGGCAAAACTTCCCCTTGCTCCCGCCAATAAAAGGCCAAATTACTCAAACCATATTTTTTCTGGCGCATCAACTCCAACCCAGCAATCTGCTCCGGTGGTTGCCAATGGCGTCGGTCATATTCCACCGCTATTTCCCCAGTGGAGCTGAGGAGTTGCAACTCCCCCACTAGGGTCAAAACGGGGTTGTACAGGCCACTGGCATAGGGGGGATCAAGATAAATGCGGTCAAAAGTTTGTCCTGCCAGGGTTGGGAGCAATTTCAGCACATCTCCCCGCAAAACTGACCATTGTTGCTCAGGCTGGGCTAGTTTTTGCCAATTTTCTTTGATGATGGTGCAAACTTTAGCGGACTGCTCGATCGCCACTACTTTATCCGCGCCCCGACAGAGGGCCTCCGCCCCCAGGGTGCCATTGCCCGCACAGATGTCCAACCAGTGGCAGTGCTGAATTTCTCCCCGCCAAATATTGAACAATGCCAGCCGGACTTTACCTGTGGTGGGTCTGGTCTGTTGCCCCGGTAGGGTTTTCAGGAGGCGATTGCCATAAATACGCATAGCACCAAATAAAAATTGATCCTCCTACCGCTGACTGCTCAGGCAAACTCAGAAGGAATTCTTCAAATTCTCACATCGGGGCAAGAAAGGAAAGGGGGCAGAAACTAATCCTCTGACTAGGGGCGATCGCCAAACTGTCCCTGAAATATTAAGAATTATTGCTGTTTCTTGTTTCATCTGTTAACGTGTGCTTCAGAGAGTGCATTTAACCGCGCTGAAACAATTTTAGGAGGCGTCTACCATGCTCCCCATGCATCAGTGCCAGTCAAGCCACCACACCCTAGACTGAAGAACTATCCGAGGCGATGGTTCGGGACTAGGTCAAGAGTCATGCCTACCATTGTCTGGAGCACCGTTTGTCTCCGCCCAACTCGTTAATTTTTCCCATCGCGTTTAGATTGAACCATGGCCATAGTTTCTAGGTAGGCCTAGTTCCTGGCACTGCCTTGGCCCATTCCCCGCTAGCACCTGGAATGGCAGGTTAGTTTTCCGCCTTGGGATTAGCGAGAACCCATTTTCCCAATACCGTACTCAACCCAAAAATCTCTCCCTGTCGGTATTCGTTCTGTATCTATCCCCAGGGAGAACACGCCTCATATTCCATAGGAGGTAAGCAATGAATTTACTCAACAAAACCGCTTTAGTGACCGGAGCTTCCCGGGGCATCGGCCGGGCGATCGCCGAAGAATTAGCCAAACAAGGTCTAGAAAAAATTATCCTTGTGGCCCGCAACCACACCAGTCTGCAAACATTGGCTGGTGAGCTCGAACAACGACATCCCGGATTAGAGGCCATTGCCTTGCCTCTAGACCTGACCCAACCCGTGGCCGTTAACACGGCGATCGCCAGAACCTGGCGGGATCATGGTCCCATTCATTTACTGGTGAACTGTGCCGGAGTAGCCCATCAAAATCCCTTTCTCCATAGCCGCTTCCCGGACGTTTACCAAGAAATTTCCCTTAACTTGATGGGGTTATATTGCGTCACCCGTTGCGTGGCCCGGCGCATGGTCTCCCAAAAAGAAGGCACCATTGTCAATGTTTCTAGTTTGATGGGCAAAGTGGCGGCCCCCAGCATGGCTACCTATTCCGCCACCAAGTTTGCCATTCTGGGCTTTAGCCAAGCTCTGCGGGGGGAACTGGCCCGCCATAACATCGCGGTGGTTACCCTTTTACCCACCCTCACCGATACGGATATGGCCAAGGGTCTGCAAAAATTCCGCTGGGTTAGAGCCATGACCGCTGGCCGGGTGGCCCAGTCCCTTGTTAAAGGTTTAAAACAAAACCGTAGTGAAATCTTGGTGGGTTGGCAGAGTCATCTGGCAGTGTGGTGCCAACGCTTTGCTCCCCAATTATTGGAGCGGGTACTGCTGTTGGCTACCCCCCAATCGGTTTGATCCTCTTTTCCGAGTAGGCCCTCTATCCCAAACGTTAAGGGTCGTTCTAAAAAGTTCTCCATGCTCCCCCATCAACTCACTGTATTTCCATTAGGTTTGGGGGACTGGCAAAACTTTTCTTCGCAATTGAGTAGCGGACAGTCTAATTAAACAGATTGCCCAACTCCAATGCCCATCGGTATAGGCCACCCAGCAGTGTGAACCTAATCCTTCTTTGAGGAAGTCTGGATCAATTCAATTTTGTAGCCGTCTGGATCTTCCACAAACGCAATGACAGTGGTGCCGTGCTTCATTGGCCCCGGTTCCCGCACTACTTTACCCCCCTTGGCTCTGATTTTGTCGCAGGTGCCATAGATGTCTTCCACCCCCAGGGCAATGTGGCCAAAACCATTACCCAAATTGTATTTATCGGTGCCCCAGTTATGGGTCAACTCAATCACCGCATTATCCGATTCCTTGCCATAACCCACAAAGGCGAGGGTAAATTCCCCACTGGGGTAGTCTTTTTTGCGCAGTAAATTCATCCCTAGAATGTCACAGTAAAATTGGAGGGATTTGTCTAAATCTCCCACCCGAATCATGGTGTGTAGTAAGAACATAGGTTTTTGATAAGCTAAGTTTGCCCAACAGGCAGATCCTAACAAAATCTTGGCGATCACCCTTGGACTTAATTTTTCCAGTGTTCAATGGTGGTGAACCGTTGTCACCATGTCTAAAAGGGATTGCCAATCAGAGAAAAGCTGGCCCAATAGTAGGGATGGGAGAGTTCGGGATTTCTCAACGTTAATAATTCATCCTCCACGGCGATTGCCCCCCGGGAAACCTGTAGTTCTCCCCCATTGAGAGCAATTTCCCCGTTAATCATCTTAATTTGGGCTTCTTGCAGGGCTTTGGCCTTGAAGGAATTGGCCTTCAACTGCCAGTAAAATTCACTCATTAACGCCATGGTACCCAGGTCACTCACCCGCCATAAGCTCCCCAGGGCTGATTTGACCCCCGATTGCAAAGCTAAGCCCACAAAGCCCAATTCTGCTTGAGTATTACCCAGGGCCGTGGTGCAGGCGCTAAGCACTAAAAGATCAACGGGGGGATCCTGCCATTGCAAATTCCTAATCTCCTTGAGGTTCAAACGACTGTTCACAAATTGAATGTAGGAGTCGGCGGGGGAACCGGCATTAAATTCTGCGTGGGTGGCAAGATGGACCAAGGCAAAGGGCTGTTCTTGGCGGGCCGCTTGCAAATTTTTGACGGTGAATTTTTGGTTTAGCATGGCAACCCCAGGCCAGGGTTGGGGGGTGATGTTCGCAATCTCCAAAGCCACCCCCGGTAGGGGTTCCGCGTCACTAAATTCCGAAGATCCCATGGCAAGAATGTTGGCCTGGCTGAGGTCGGTGGGGCTCCATTCCGTGAGGTTGAAGCCGGGAATGCGGGTGATGGCATATTTTTCGGCTAAAAACTGTTCTCCATCGTAGAGGGCGGCAAAGGGGAGGGAACGGAGCTTGGGGCCGACGCAAAAAATCAGGGTGTCAATGGCATTGGCTTTTAATTCATCCGCCACAGGGGCAATCAACCAGTCATATAACTTTTTGCCGGTGACCCGATAATCTTGGTTGCGGGGATCACTCACTTGCAGAGAAAACATTTGCACGGTGGCCAACAGATTTTGTTCTGCCGTGTTGAGCACCTTCACCCCCACCGGTGGGCGATCACCAGTTAATAAACAAATGGAAACCCCTTTTTCTTGGGGATTAATCCAAAAAATAGCCGCTTTTTGTCCAGTTTGTTGCTGTAGGGAAGCTAATTTTCGCCCAATTTCCTCCGTGGTTAAACCCAGGCTCGAGAAATCTTCCCGAAAATAATCTTCGTAAATACCAGCCCATTTACCTTCTAGATCGGTAGTTAGCTCATTGACCTGTTGGATGTTTAGAGCGTTACTGGGTTGCAAACTAATCAAAATCGGGGCCGAAAAATTTACCTGGGCTTTTACCCAAGGGGCGAATCCTACCAGGAGAAATAGTCCCAGGAAGACTCCTGCGGCGAAACGTCCCCATTGGCCAAGGGGAAATGGGAATTTATTTGATTTATTCACAACATTTCCTCAACTTTAGTGACAATAGCCTGGTGTATTTGTTCCATCGACAAGCTAGCATCCAGACGACAGCATTGACCGGGGTAATGGGCAAAAATTCTGCCGTAATTACGATGCACACTGGTCAGCTTTTCCCTCTGTTCATAGCACTCCCTTGCAGTTTGGTCACTCCGTTGCAGGCGATTGCCAAGGCGTTGTAGGGCCAAATCCACCGGTAGGTCTAGGTAAATTACACAGTCAGGGTGGGGAAAGGATTGATTTAAGCGTTGGACAAATTCCCAATCTGACTCTGTGTGACAATTATAGGCGAGGGAAGAAAAGTAGTAACGGGTGGTAATTACATGGCATTGCCGGGCCAATTGGGACTCTACCCCATCCCCTGGATTGTAGAGATGATAATGGCGATCAGCCGCGAATAAATAACCCATTTGGGCTTCAAATTGTTGGGCATCATTGTAGGTAAACAGATCCCCCTGTAAAGCTTGACGAATTAAGCGACCCACAGGGCCGTTGGTGGGTTCGGGGCTGAGCACGGCCGCCATGCCTTGACGTTGGAAATGGGCCAACAGGAGATCGCCTTGGGTAGTTTTCCCGGATCCGTCAATGCCTTCTAGGACAATAAATAATGCCGCCATAACTTTTGCCAATCTTCCCTGCTAAAGTGTTTCCATTCTTTCCAAGTGGGCTTTAATCTCCCTTGGCGATCGCCAGACTGGGCGCAGTTGATTCTGACTATACAGGGATAATTGGTCGCCGTTATGGGGGGAATCGGGCTGGCTAGCATTGCCATAGACCAAAATGCTCTGGCCCCTAGGGCGATCGGCAAATTCCACTAGGCTCAGGTAACTGTCCCCGGCCAAGGCCTGGAATCGTTGGTTGGCAATGGTGCCCAGGGTCAACACCCGAAAACTTCCTAGGTTACTGGGAGCCCCATTGGCCGGGGAGGTAAAGTTTCCTGCCTGCATTTGCACCACTTCTCCCCAACTGATAGCCAAGTCATCGTAGAGAAACTTCACCTGGGCCGCCACCCCTTCTAGCACTGCCATAAATTTATTAATGTCCGCCATACCGCTGGGGGTATGGAGGGGATCGCTTGGGTCCCAAGTTCCCCCCAGTACTTTATCGGCCCCAATGGTCAGGGCCCAGAGCATAAACAATACCGCCCCCCGACTGTCTGGCTTGGCCTGTTTGTCCCAAGCCTGGAGTACCTCCGCCGCTTCAATGCCAATGGGATTAGCTAAGGCTTTGGCCGCCGACACCAACAAAGGCACAATGCGATCGCCCAATTCCATCTGACTGTTGAGGGCCTTTTGCTTAAATTGCTCAAAGGTCAAGGGCGGTGTATTTTCTAGTAGTTTAATGGAGCGTTGGGTCCGCAACAAAGCTGGGGCAAAACTCAAGTCCGGAGCGGCCAGATTAGGGGGATAATCCGCTGGATCTAACTCCGGGGGAAAGGTACTGGTCCAGGGGGGATCGTTACTGTTTTGCAGCCAACCACTCTTGGGGTTAGTCAGCTTGGGCAATTGTTCATAACTGTAGTAACCAGGGTTTAAATCCGTACTGCTGTTAATCGGTTGCAGACGGTCCCAATCTTGCCAACTGCCTTCCCTGATGGGGGTCAATGTATTGTAAAGATAAAAAATATTACCCTGGCGATCGCCGTAGAGCACATTGAACATGGGAATTTGCTGCTCTTGCCAAGCCCCTTCAAACTGCTCTAGGTTTTGGGCTTTACCCATGCGCAAAAATTGGCTGATGGCACCACTGCGATCCAAACCAGGAATTTGTAGAGTGTAAGCCTTACCTCCCCGTTGGGCCACCACCATACCCGCCGCACTGCCTAGGGTTTCCCATTGCAGGGTTTGGTAACTACCATTGCCCTGGAGAATATTGATTTGGTGACTATGGCGATCAAAGGATTTAACTTCCCCGTCCCATTCATAGCCCCCTTCTGTCAAAGTGAGGGCATATTTGCCGACGTTATGGGGGTAATTGACCGTCAAGCTCCAGCCCAGATTATTGTTAAAACCCATGGCCGGCACAGGAGTTCCCACAAAGGCCGCCCCAGTTAAATCCAGACCAGGGGCCACCAATTGGGCCTCCGTGAGACGGAACCGTCCCCCCCAAGGTAAATGGGGATTAATCAGTAACAAGCCATGGCCTGATTCACTTTGTTTGGGGGCGATCGCCCAGGCATTGGAGGCAATGGGCACATTACTGGCGGGTATTTGGCCCGCTAGGCTAGCAATGGCTTGGGGACTAGTCACAAATTCAAACAGCAATAACCTCTGCACATGGGCCACCACATCCTGGGCGGTAATGGGCAGTACTCGGCGCAAACTGGGCTGACTAAAATCCGGGTGTTGTTGGAAATAGTTATTAATACCCTGGGCAAAACTTTCTAGGTCACGGCGCATGGCAGGGGTTTGGGCATCTAACCACACTGCCGATCGTCGGGGGATATTCATCGTGTGCACATACTGATCATTATCTAGGTAATCGATGCCCCAATATTCCGCCCCTTTACCCCTCGCTTCCCCGTACAGGGTCAGGAGTAAATCCCCGTGGCCCTGGGCCTGGGCCCAACCGAAACCTTCCATTAACTTGGTTTCATTGGCCGCAAAAATATGGGGTACTCCCCAGCTATCCCAAAAAATTTCTGTTTTGTTATTGGCCCAGACAGGGTTACCAATGCCCAACCCCAGTGCCAGCACAAATAGCAACACCAGTCCTAAACCCCGCCGTAATTTACCCCTTATTTGCACCAGCATCCGTCCTGAAAATCTCCGTTGGCGGTTCAATTTTAAACGAAACTAGAATAGGGGTTTAATAATTTTGATCAGAGTTTGGGCGGTTTGTTGATATTCCTCCTGGTCAAACATTTGGCTGGCCAGGGCATTGAGCTTAATTTCCACCTCGTTGGGTCGTCTACGGCTCAGGATAAGTTGCTCCACCAGGTCATCTAGAGCATAACTGCGTACTAAACTCCAGTCTGGGCTATGTTCGTCCCAACTTTGAAACAGCACCGAAAACAGCAAAACTTTTGCCCGTAAGGGATTGGTATATTGCATAATCTCCGAGCGGATCTCAAACAGATCGTATTCCTTCTTCTCAGTTTGGGCTTGGAGGAGAGTACCCGGAGGAGAAGGCACCACAGCCCCCAACACCGTCAGAATTGGTTCACTTTGGCGGGGCCGGGGGGGAGGAGTCGGTATGGGCAAAGCGTTAAAATCGACGATGGATGTTGCTTGGGCCTTATTTGCTAATGCGTCCGGGGAAGGGGCCATGGTCAAATTGGTTTGGGGCTCATTCTCTAGCACGGAAGCGTGGTCACCTTGGTGGGATTCTCCATCATAAAGAACCTGCATTTGCTCAAGAATCAACTTGGCGATCGCCAAATAGAAAGTGGATTTGTTGATATTGTTGACAATTTGGCTAAAGCCTTCCTTTAACTGGCTAGGGGTGGGATAGCGTTGCCGCAACTCCAACAATAAATTAGCTAACCCCACCTCCTCGATGGCCTGGAGATTGTTTTCCCAGTAACCCCGGGCCACGGCGAAAACTAACTTTTGAATGCGGACCTGTTCTCGGTGCTGAGCCAGAATGTGGGCTATCTGGGTCGCCTGATATTGCGGATCCACCACCCGATGCACCGGAGTTGGGGATTGATTTGCAGAGGACACCGCGGCGATCGCCCCTTCTTCACCCTTAGCATCCCCTGGAATGGCCGTTTCCCCATAGGCTGTATAAATTGGCCCCAACTGATCCAGTATGGTTTTGGCCACCGCCGCATAAACCTTGGGACGGTTGAGGGTTTTAACTAGCTTATAAAGAGAGAAAGTAAACTGTTCAATTGTCGGCTTCTGTACTACCAACTCCGCCAGTAGGGCATCTAAACCATTAGTGTCGAGCACATTGGGATCGTTCTCCCAGTATTTTTTCGACAAACAAAACAATAACTTCTTGATCCTTTGCCCCTCATCCTGTTCTTCAAGATAGTGGGCTACATCAGCCAGAGCACTGGGGGGAATAGACATGGGAGCAAAAAACAACCAAAAAAAACCGGCTTAATTAATTATGACAATGGAACCCGCCCATACCCAAGCTTAACGGAATATGGCCAGAAAAAAGTAGCCGTCCTGCAATCAAGACAGCTACCGAAAGAGGCTTGGGAACGCACCGAAAATCCTAATCGTTTTGCAGAAACAGCAGAAACAAAGGAATGCAGTTTAGTGGACGACTAGCTTCACATTGGCATTTTGTAAGCCCCGTTGTTTTACTTCAGCCAAGGTTTGATTAACGGCGTACTTTTGGTTGATGGAATTGATCAACTCAGTTTGATTATGTTTTTTGGCTACACCCCAAAGATCAGCGATCAAGTCGAAGGAACCATCACTGTTGCGGGACCAACCTAAATCGTAATCACCATCTAAAACGGCCACAATGTCAGCCCGGATGCGTTGGCCGTTGTAGCCCCGCACATCAGCTTCGGTTTTGGTGGTGATACCGAGGTCATTAAGGGAAGATGTTAAAACTTCAGCGTTCGTGATCTTAGTACGGAGAGTGCTGAAATGAGACATGGTGGATTTCCTCCAGAGAAAAAAGTCAACAACAACAATTGAGAAGTGGGAAATGCCGCCATAAAAACGGCTTATCTTAAACTACTAACCCTTGGGCTAGTCTTTGCTCCTGCAACAACAGGAGAAAGCTTGTTAGAACTCCAGTCGCTGATATTCAGCCACGGAAGCGGAGGCAGGCCGGGCCCTTTGTCGGGCCCAATCTCGAAGCGCGGTGACCTGCTCTACCATGGTGCGCGACAGGGGCAACGTCGATTTGATCGCTGCAATAATGTCGAGCTGGTTAAATTCTCTTTCTTGGGCAAAGGCTTCGTACATGGCAGCTACGATCGCCTGCTCAATTTCTGCTCCGGAAAAACCGTCGGAGGTGCGGGCCAGTTCCCCCAGGTCAAAACGGGAGGTGTCTTTACGCCGTTTATGGAGGTGAATACGGAAAATGGCTTCCCGTTCTTCCGCAGAAGGTAGATCAACGAAAAAGATCTCGTCAAAGCGTCCCTTACGGAGAAATTCTCCGGGGAGACGATCGACCCGGTTGGCCGTAGCCATTACAAATACCGGCGAGGTC is a window of Synechocystis sp. PCC 7338 DNA encoding:
- the rsmD gene encoding 16S rRNA (guanine(966)-N(2))-methyltransferase RsmD; the protein is MRIYGNRLLKTLPGQQTRPTTGKVRLALFNIWRGEIQHCHWLDICAGNGTLGAEALCRGADKVVAIEQSAKVCTIIKENWQKLAQPEQQWSVLRGDVLKLLPTLAGQTFDRIYLDPPYASGLYNPVLTLVGELQLLSSTGEIAVEYDRRHWQPPEQIAGLELMRQKKYGLSNLAFYWREQGEVLPI
- a CDS encoding SDR family oxidoreductase, translating into MNLLNKTALVTGASRGIGRAIAEELAKQGLEKIILVARNHTSLQTLAGELEQRHPGLEAIALPLDLTQPVAVNTAIARTWRDHGPIHLLVNCAGVAHQNPFLHSRFPDVYQEISLNLMGLYCVTRCVARRMVSQKEGTIVNVSSLMGKVAAPSMATYSATKFAILGFSQALRGELARHNIAVVTLLPTLTDTDMAKGLQKFRWVRAMTAGRVAQSLVKGLKQNRSEILVGWQSHLAVWCQRFAPQLLERVLLLATPQSV
- the gloA gene encoding lactoylglutathione lyase — encoded protein: MFLLHTMIRVGDLDKSLQFYCDILGMNLLRKKDYPSGEFTLAFVGYGKESDNAVIELTHNWGTDKYNLGNGFGHIALGVEDIYGTCDKIRAKGGKVVREPGPMKHGTTVIAFVEDPDGYKIELIQTSSKKD
- a CDS encoding CHAT domain-containing protein is translated as MNKSNKFPFPLGQWGRFAAGVFLGLFLLVGFAPWVKAQVNFSAPILISLQPSNALNIQQVNELTTDLEGKWAGIYEDYFREDFSSLGLTTEEIGRKLASLQQQTGQKAAIFWINPQEKGVSICLLTGDRPPVGVKVLNTAEQNLLATVQMFSLQVSDPRNQDYRVTGKKLYDWLIAPVADELKANAIDTLIFCVGPKLRSLPFAALYDGEQFLAEKYAITRIPGFNLTEWSPTDLSQANILAMGSSEFSDAEPLPGVALEIANITPQPWPGVAMLNQKFTVKNLQAARQEQPFALVHLATHAEFNAGSPADSYIQFVNSRLNLKEIRNLQWQDPPVDLLVLSACTTALGNTQAELGFVGLALQSGVKSALGSLWRVSDLGTMALMSEFYWQLKANSFKAKALQEAQIKMINGEIALNGGELQVSRGAIAVEDELLTLRNPELSHPYYWASFSLIGNPF
- the tmk gene encoding dTMP kinase, whose protein sequence is MAALFIVLEGIDGSGKTTQGDLLLAHFQRQGMAAVLSPEPTNGPVGRLIRQALQGDLFTYNDAQQFEAQMGYLFAADRHYHLYNPGDGVESQLARQCHVITTRYYFSSLAYNCHTESDWEFVQRLNQSFPHPDCVIYLDLPVDLALQRLGNRLQRSDQTARECYEQREKLTSVHRNYGRIFAHYPGQCCRLDASLSMEQIHQAIVTKVEEML
- a CDS encoding acylase — its product is MLVQIRGKLRRGLGLVLLFVLALGLGIGNPVWANNKTEIFWDSWGVPHIFAANETKLMEGFGWAQAQGHGDLLLTLYGEARGKGAEYWGIDYLDNDQYVHTMNIPRRSAVWLDAQTPAMRRDLESFAQGINNYFQQHPDFSQPSLRRVLPITAQDVVAHVQRLLLFEFVTSPQAIASLAGQIPASNVPIASNAWAIAPKQSESGHGLLLINPHLPWGGRFRLTEAQLVAPGLDLTGAAFVGTPVPAMGFNNNLGWSLTVNYPHNVGKYALTLTEGGYEWDGEVKSFDRHSHQINILQGNGSYQTLQWETLGSAAGMVVAQRGGKAYTLQIPGLDRSGAISQFLRMGKAQNLEQFEGAWQEQQIPMFNVLYGDRQGNIFYLYNTLTPIREGSWQDWDRLQPINSSTDLNPGYYSYEQLPKLTNPKSGWLQNSNDPPWTSTFPPELDPADYPPNLAAPDLSFAPALLRTQRSIKLLENTPPLTFEQFKQKALNSQMELGDRIVPLLVSAAKALANPIGIEAAEVLQAWDKQAKPDSRGAVLFMLWALTIGADKVLGGTWDPSDPLHTPSGMADINKFMAVLEGVAAQVKFLYDDLAISWGEVVQMQAGNFTSPANGAPSNLGSFRVLTLGTIANQRFQALAGDSYLSLVEFADRPRGQSILVYGNASQPDSPHNGDQLSLYSQNQLRPVWRSPREIKAHLERMETL
- a CDS encoding DUF1257 domain-containing protein gives rise to the protein MSHFSTLRTKITNAEVLTSSLNDLGITTKTEADVRGYNGQRIRADIVAVLDGDYDLGWSRNSDGSFDLIADLWGVAKKHNQTELINSINQKYAVNQTLAEVKQRGLQNANVKLVVH